A window of the Cicer arietinum cultivar CDC Frontier isolate Library 1 chromosome 6, Cicar.CDCFrontier_v2.0, whole genome shotgun sequence genome harbors these coding sequences:
- the LOC101503424 gene encoding uncharacterized protein has translation MLICGTSLSPYCGYFPSVRGFQSESNWHIKNTRSIISCKSHSESVKSFSLATFLTSVAVIASIATADATNYEQEETLSNIPQTLSGECRSAQDCKKAKIQKPKSRTAESCTIKCVTTCIRGGDGSPGEGPLNVRRPLVVFKQGFRTRQYCLVECSDICNLISSGDNGP, from the exons ATGTTAATTTGTGGCACCAGTTTATCGCCATACTGTGGATACTTCCCAAGTGTTAGAGGTTTTCAAAGTGAGAGCAATTGgcacataaaaaatacaagaagCATAATCAGTTGCAAATCCCATAGTGAGAGTGTGAAAAGTTTTTCCCTTGCTACATTCCTCACAAGTGTTGCAGTAATAGCTTCTATTGCAACAGCTGATGCAACAAATTATGAACAGGAAGAGACTCTATCCAACATACCTCAAACTCTATCTGGTGAGTGCAGATCAGCACAAGATTGTAAGAAAGCAAAAATACAAAAACCAAAGTCAAGAACAGCTGAATCTTGCACAATTAAGTGTGTCACTACTTGCATCAGAGGTGGTGACGGCTCTCCTGGTGAAGGCCCTCTTAATGTCAGAAG ACCACTCGTTGTTTTCAAGCAAGGTTTTCGAACTCGTCAATACTG TTTGGTGGAATGTTCAGATATATGTAATTTGATAAGCAGTGGTGACAATGGACCTTGA